One genomic window of Marinicella rhabdoformis includes the following:
- the pdxH gene encoding pyridoxamine 5'-phosphate oxidase produces MDIGEIRNEYTKFGLNREDLNANPLLQFEQWFAQARTAQLKEVNAMSLATVTADGMPQVRTVLLKSFDERGFVFFTNYQSSKAKELDANPKASILFPWLDLERQVRISGDVEKISAAESFKYFTSRPRGSQLGAWISEQSQVISNRSVLKTLLNQVKEKFKEGEIPLPDAWGGYRIKPQQYEFWQGRASRLHDRFRFKKAGEGDWQVERLAP; encoded by the coding sequence ATGGACATAGGTGAAATTCGCAACGAATACACAAAATTTGGTTTAAACCGAGAAGATTTAAATGCCAACCCTTTGTTGCAGTTTGAACAATGGTTTGCACAAGCCAGAACGGCACAACTGAAAGAGGTCAATGCCATGAGCCTGGCCACAGTCACAGCCGATGGCATGCCGCAAGTACGCACCGTTTTGTTGAAGTCTTTTGATGAACGCGGCTTCGTATTTTTTACCAATTACCAAAGTTCAAAAGCCAAAGAACTGGATGCCAACCCCAAAGCTTCGATTCTCTTTCCTTGGTTAGATTTAGAACGCCAAGTTCGCATCAGTGGCGATGTCGAAAAAATCAGCGCAGCAGAATCATTCAAGTACTTCACCTCGCGTCCGCGTGGCTCACAACTCGGTGCCTGGATATCAGAACAAAGCCAAGTGATCTCTAACCGCTCAGTATTGAAAACCCTGCTGAACCAAGTCAAAGAAAAATTTAAAGAAGGTGAAATCCCATTACCCGATGCCTGGGGTGGTTACAGAATCAAGCCGCAACAATATGAATTCTGGCAGGGCAGGGCCAGTCGCTTACATGACCGCTTTCGTTTTAAGAAAGCAGGTGAGGGTGATTGGCAGGTTGAGCGATTGGCTCCATGA